From the genome of Biomphalaria glabrata chromosome 1, xgBioGlab47.1, whole genome shotgun sequence, one region includes:
- the LOC106064726 gene encoding INO80 complex subunit C-like isoform X1, whose amino-acid sequence MASVRKSSRSKSYINTDSPFAKRLKTNSPSLLPTPVTVVEENESFTIPDAEDAELIVEEVVVTEDVNTCIEDSQPLSDSLNDSLTLVQTTISAPGGQLLSEDTTDFDRPSSAFIFKDPNFVHSSKGIGGNKRIRVWKNLKQIVTAERALPWGPDAVTYGSIDAPPSFRPAKKYSDISGLEAKYTDPQTKMRFSNADEFRRVKLLPSDIIAGCLQLRKANTLIP is encoded by the exons ATGGCGTCTGTCAGAAAATCGTCTAGGTCGAAGAGCTATATAAACACTGATTCACCTTTCGCAAagagattaaaaacaaatagt ccATCATTATTGCCAACACCAGTGACTGTTGTAGAAGAAAATGAAAGTTTTACAATACCAGATGCAGAGGATGCAGAACTTATAGTAGAGGAAGTGGTGGTAACTGAAGATGTCAATACTTGTATCGAAGATTCCCAGCCATTGTCAGATAGTCTAAATGACTCTCTAACACTTGTTCAGACCACGATCTCTGCCCCTGGTGGACAGTTGCTGTCTGAAGACACCACAGACTTTGACCGGCCCAGCTCAGCATTTATTTTCAAAGATCCTAACTTTGTG CATTCAAGTAAAGGTATTGGTGGCAATAAGAGAATCAGAGTTTGGAAAAATTTGAAGCAAATTGTTACTGCCGAGAGAGCTTTACCTTGGGGTCCAGATGCTGTGACCT ATGGTTCCATTGATGCGCCACCATCATTTAGACCAGCCAAAAAATATTCTGACATATCAGGTCTAGAG gccAAGTATACAGACCCACAGACAAAAATGCGATTTAGCAATGCAGATGAGTTCAGAAGGGTGAAACTCCTACCCAGTGATATTATAGCTGGGTGTCTTCAACTGCGGAAAGCCAACACATTGATTCCATAA
- the LOC106064726 gene encoding INO80 complex subunit C-like isoform X2: MILNPLKSWLKEPSLLPTPVTVVEENESFTIPDAEDAELIVEEVVVTEDVNTCIEDSQPLSDSLNDSLTLVQTTISAPGGQLLSEDTTDFDRPSSAFIFKDPNFVHSSKGIGGNKRIRVWKNLKQIVTAERALPWGPDAVTYGSIDAPPSFRPAKKYSDISGLEAKYTDPQTKMRFSNADEFRRVKLLPSDIIAGCLQLRKANTLIP, translated from the exons atgattttaaatccATTGAAATCATGGCTAAAAGAG ccATCATTATTGCCAACACCAGTGACTGTTGTAGAAGAAAATGAAAGTTTTACAATACCAGATGCAGAGGATGCAGAACTTATAGTAGAGGAAGTGGTGGTAACTGAAGATGTCAATACTTGTATCGAAGATTCCCAGCCATTGTCAGATAGTCTAAATGACTCTCTAACACTTGTTCAGACCACGATCTCTGCCCCTGGTGGACAGTTGCTGTCTGAAGACACCACAGACTTTGACCGGCCCAGCTCAGCATTTATTTTCAAAGATCCTAACTTTGTG CATTCAAGTAAAGGTATTGGTGGCAATAAGAGAATCAGAGTTTGGAAAAATTTGAAGCAAATTGTTACTGCCGAGAGAGCTTTACCTTGGGGTCCAGATGCTGTGACCT ATGGTTCCATTGATGCGCCACCATCATTTAGACCAGCCAAAAAATATTCTGACATATCAGGTCTAGAG gccAAGTATACAGACCCACAGACAAAAATGCGATTTAGCAATGCAGATGAGTTCAGAAGGGTGAAACTCCTACCCAGTGATATTATAGCTGGGTGTCTTCAACTGCGGAAAGCCAACACATTGATTCCATAA